A genomic window from Manduca sexta isolate Smith_Timp_Sample1 chromosome 5, JHU_Msex_v1.0, whole genome shotgun sequence includes:
- the LOC115455942 gene encoding 6-phosphogluconolactonase: MTIIKVSDEQEIINKLTSYVQKISNDAIYNRGNFYIGLSGGSVVKYLCESLPKIDTDWSKWTLAFCDERVVPEDSNDSTFGTYKRDLIPKTSLKESQFVTIKQGVSAEEAAKDYIEKLKKAFGGDEFKFDLLLLGMGPDGHTCSLFPGHPLLTEASVSVASITDSPKPPPARITLTFPVLNNARNCIYAISGSGKADMVKRILKDKEDLPAGRVKPDGGSLYWIVDEAAAVHL; the protein is encoded by the exons atgactatAATAAAAGTAAGCGATGAGcaagaaataataaacaaacttacGTCTTACGTACAGAAAATTTCCAACGATGCTATTTACAACAGAGGAAATTTTTATATTGGCTTATCAG GTGGCTCAGTAGTTAAATATCTTTGTGAAAGTCTTCCCAAAATAGATACAGATTGGTCAAAATGGACGCTTGCATTTTGTGATGAGAGAGTTGTGCCCGAGGACAGCAATGATTCTACATTTGGCACTTATAAGAGAGATCTCATACCCAAGACTTCTTTGAAAGAGAGCCAGTTTGTCACTATAAAACAGGGTGTTTCAG CCGAAGAAGCAGCAAAAGACTACATAGAAAAGTTGAAAAAAGCATTTGGTGgtgatgaatttaaatttgacttGCTGCTACTGGGCATGGGGCCTGATGGTCACACATGCTCTCTTTTCCCTGGGCATCCCCTACTGACCGAGGCAAGTGTGTCGGTGGCATCCATAACGGATTCTCCAAAACCGCCACCCGCACGTATCACACTCACATTCCCTGTGCTCAACAATGCCAGAAATTGCATTTATGCTATTAGTGGTTCTGGAAAGGCTGATATGGTTAAG CGCATATTAAAAGACAAAGAAGATCTGCCAGCTGGCAGAGTGAAACCCGATGGTGGCTCCCTCTACTGGATTGTTGATGAAGCAGCTGCAGTTCATCtgtga